In Candidatus Planktophila versatilis, the genomic window ATCTTGGATATATCTCAAATAGCGCAGATGCCGCTCGTTTAGCCCGAGCCGAATTTAGAGACACCATTGCTGAAAGCTTCATTATTGCGATTCAGCGCCTTTATTTAGCGGCCGAAGATGATGCAAAGACTGGAACCTTGCGAATATCAGACCTACGTAGCGCAGGTCTTCGCTGATTAATGAAGAGGATATTCATTCGCTAGCATCGCATGACTTATGGGAGACTTCTCCTTATGTCTGACATCTCTATCCGCTACCAAACCGGTGCCCCGCAGAATCTCGAGAAGAGATTTGCTGCGCGCGCTGCCGAGATGCTGCCTTCAGAGATTCGTTCACTTTTTGCAGTTGCATCTCGCCCGGAAATTGTTTCACTCGCGGGTGGAATGCCAAATCTTTCTGCTCTTCCGATGGAGATGATTGCCGGGGTAGTCAAGGAACTCATTCTCACCAATGGTTCGGAAGCACTGCAATATGGAAGTGGCCAAGGACATCCAAAACTTCGGCAACAGATTTGCGATGTGATGGCACTTGAAGGAATTCGCGCAAACCCTGATGATGTCGTCATCACTACCGGTTCCCAGCAGGCACTTGATCTCATCTCTAGAATCTTTATCGATCCAGGTGATGTTGTGCTCGTTGAAGCTCCTTCTTATGTCGGCGCCCTCGGTACTTTCCGGCAATATCAAGCTTCGGTTGTGCACGTTGAGATGGATAACAATGGCCTGGTTCCTGATTCATTGCGTGCAGCAATTAAGAGCGTGCGTGCTACCGGGCGCAAGATCAAGTTCTTGTATCTGATTCCAAATTACCAAAACCCCACTGGTGTTTGTCTGCCAGCCGATCGCCGCACCGAGATCTTAAGTATCTGCCGTGAAGAAGAAATCTTTGTCGTTGAAGATAACCCTTACGGGCTATTAGGTTTTGATAAGCCTTCCCCGAATGCAATGCGCGCCGAAGATTCTGAAAATGTTATTTATTTAGGCTCCTTTTCAAAGACTATTGCTCCTGGGCTTCGTGTGGGTTGGGC contains:
- a CDS encoding PLP-dependent aminotransferase family protein, which codes for MSDISIRYQTGAPQNLEKRFAARAAEMLPSEIRSLFAVASRPEIVSLAGGMPNLSALPMEMIAGVVKELILTNGSEALQYGSGQGHPKLRQQICDVMALEGIRANPDDVVITTGSQQALDLISRIFIDPGDVVLVEAPSYVGALGTFRQYQASVVHVEMDNNGLVPDSLRAAIKSVRATGRKIKFLYLIPNYQNPTGVCLPADRRTEILSICREEEIFVVEDNPYGLLGFDKPSPNAMRAEDSENVIYLGSFSKTIAPGLRVGWALVPQSLKDKLVISSESSILCPSNFTQLTISSYLADQPWRDQIASFCELYKVRRDAMLESLEQHFPAEATWTKPGGGFYVWVNLPAEIDTKALMPKAIVAKVAYVPGSAFYADGLGSWSMRLSYCHPTPERIREGVKALGGVIKQEMGRRGTALT